Below is a window of Sediminispirochaeta bajacaliforniensis DSM 16054 DNA.
GCAGATCTTCAGTATCCTCATCGACATGGGCTTTACCGATGTGTATGAAGCGGAAACGGGTATTGATCTGCTTTATAAGATTTCTGGCCGCTTTTCCACCTATGCCGGGCAAAAACCGGTTATCAGCAGTTTCTGTCCGGCCATCATTCGCCTCATTCAGGTCCGATTTCCATCCTTGGTTGGGCAGATAAATCTTCTCAAGCCGCCACTCGATATTACCGCCGCGTACATCAGAAAAAAACTGACAGAAGAAGGGGCAAATCCTCATGAGATAGGCATTTTCTACGTCACTCCTTGTGCTGCCAAGATTGCGGCGATAAAGAGACCAATCGGAGAACCCCGAAGTGCCTTTGACGGTGTCATCAATATGGATTTCCTCTATAACCTTATCCACAGAAATCTTGTAAAGCAGAAAAATCGGAAGGATTGCACCGTACCGCCACCAAGGAGGCTTTCTTCTGCTGCAGTACTCTGGAGCCTGACCACTGGAGAGGCCCAGCAAATCCCGGGAAGAACCCTGGCAGTCGACGGTATTCATAATGTCATGGCGTTTCTGGAAAAGTTGGAAAACGAAGAGATCTCCGGGATAGATTTTCTTGAACTAAGAGCCTGCGATGAAGGCTGCGCCGGAGGGATCCTCGGCTCGGGAAACCGGTTCCTCACTGCGGAGCGGCTCCGCCATCGTGCCGAACAACTTTCGCCCGTATCGGATTATTGCGGGGAAGCCATCTCGGAAGAAATAGCCGATTTTTTGCGTGATACTATCAAGCTGGAAACCGTAGAACCCCGCTCCATCATGAAACTTGACGATGACGTGGCTAAGGCCATGGAAATCATGGATACCGCCACCCACAT
It encodes the following:
- a CDS encoding [Fe-Fe] hydrogenase large subunit C-terminal domain-containing protein encodes the protein MQKSSFHHALKIVEAKCIGCTHCMLTCPTEAIRVFGGKAHVDPNRCVDCGNCMSVCPVDAIVIEQDDFDQIYTYSHRIAVVPSVMIGQFSEEIPEQQIFSILIDMGFTDVYEAETGIDLLYKISGRFSTYAGQKPVISSFCPAIIRLIQVRFPSLVGQINLLKPPLDITAAYIRKKLTEEGANPHEIGIFYVTPCAAKIAAIKRPIGEPRSAFDGVINMDFLYNLIHRNLVKQKNRKDCTVPPPRRLSSAAVLWSLTTGEAQQIPGRTLAVDGIHNVMAFLEKLENEEISGIDFLELRACDEGCAGGILGSGNRFLTAERLRHRAEQLSPVSDYCGEAISEEIADFLRDTIKLETVEPRSIMKLDDDVAKAMEIMDTATHILEALPMVDCGLCGSPNCEAFARDVAQGKASPQRCVFLQRRQENLDPTMVKKNLSTLKKIWGREKVE